A section of the Methanofollis sp. UBA420 genome encodes:
- the wtpA gene encoding tungstate ABC transporter substrate-binding protein WtpA → MKKGIIFLALACFLLAAGCTGTGDEQTVLKVVPAGSLVGPFEDLETEFEASHPGVDVQVEAHGSIQCIRQVTDLHRDIDLVVVADEALIPDLMYRPVEGGEGNYTDAYTTFATNRVVIAFTNQSRYADEISSENWHDVLSRPDVVVGISNPMLDAAGYRALMVTILAERYYRDDGLFDAVLGDHLRPNVTVEEKDGVTSITLPEVLKQETGKVRIRDGSIFLLSLVETGGVDYAFEYLSVAKEHGLRYVTLPPEIDLGSAEHQEGYRDVVVNLGFQRFGSIGSDRVGTPIVYAATVPNSAPHPDLAREFMDSMVAEFGKGYEAWPAPLPA, encoded by the coding sequence ATGAAAAAGGGGATCATATTCCTTGCCCTTGCCTGCTTCCTCCTCGCGGCAGGGTGCACGGGGACGGGGGACGAACAGACTGTGCTGAAGGTCGTGCCCGCAGGCAGTCTTGTCGGCCCCTTCGAAGACCTGGAGACGGAGTTCGAGGCGTCCCACCCTGGCGTGGACGTGCAGGTAGAGGCGCACGGGAGCATCCAGTGCATCAGGCAGGTGACAGACCTCCACCGCGACATTGACCTGGTGGTCGTCGCGGACGAGGCCCTCATCCCCGACCTGATGTACAGGCCAGTCGAGGGGGGTGAGGGGAACTACACCGACGCGTACACCACCTTTGCCACCAACAGGGTCGTGATCGCGTTCACGAACCAGAGCAGGTATGCGGACGAGATCTCTTCCGAAAACTGGCATGACGTGCTGTCGAGGCCCGACGTCGTCGTCGGGATCTCGAACCCGATGCTCGACGCCGCAGGTTATCGGGCACTGATGGTGACGATCCTGGCAGAGAGATATTACCGGGACGATGGCCTCTTCGACGCCGTCCTCGGCGATCACCTCAGACCAAACGTGACGGTGGAAGAAAAGGACGGCGTCACGTCCATCACCCTCCCCGAGGTGCTCAAGCAGGAGACCGGGAAGGTCAGGATACGCGACGGCAGCATCTTCCTCCTCTCTCTCGTCGAGACAGGCGGTGTGGACTATGCTTTCGAGTACCTGAGCGTCGCGAAGGAGCATGGTCTGCGGTACGTCACCCTGCCGCCAGAGATCGACCTCGGGTCTGCGGAGCACCAGGAGGGGTATCGGGACGTCGTCGTCAACCTCGGTTTCCAGCGTTTCGGCTCCATAGGGAGCGACCGCGTCGGGACCCCGATTGTCTATGCGGCGACTGTCCCGAACTCCGCCCCCCACCCCGACCTTGCCCGCGAGTTCATGGACTCCATGGTCGCCGAGTTCGGGAAGGGGTATGAGGCATGGCCGGCGCCCCTCCCTGCGTGA
- a CDS encoding 3-isopropylmalate dehydratase small subunit, with amino-acid sequence MRIWIFGDDIDTDAIIPGRFLTEYDPGKLAEHVFEGTRDDFREGVRPGDVVVAGRNFGCGSSREHAPLALLGAGVKVVVAESFARIFYRNAVNTGLLPLVCPDTGALLEGHEITVDLADGSIESDGVRYPVEPVPPFMQAIVDAGGLVEYAKEMKEVELCTGSRR; translated from the coding sequence ATGCGGATCTGGATATTCGGCGACGACATCGACACGGACGCGATCATCCCGGGGAGGTTCCTCACCGAGTACGACCCCGGGAAACTTGCGGAGCACGTCTTCGAGGGGACGAGGGACGACTTCAGGGAGGGGGTCAGGCCCGGCGACGTCGTCGTCGCGGGCAGGAACTTCGGCTGCGGGTCCTCTCGGGAGCACGCCCCCCTCGCCCTCCTGGGTGCGGGGGTGAAGGTCGTCGTGGCAGAATCCTTCGCCCGGATCTTCTACCGGAACGCGGTGAACACGGGCCTCCTCCCCCTCGTCTGCCCGGATACGGGGGCGCTCCTCGAAGGGCACGAGATAACGGTCGACCTCGCGGACGGGTCCATCGAGTCTGACGGCGTCAGGTACCCGGTCGAACCGGTGCCACCCTTCATGCAGGCAATCGTGGACGCGGGCGGACTGGTCGAATACGCAAAGGAGATGAAAGAGGTGGAACTGTGTACAGGGTCGCGGCGATAG
- a CDS encoding argininosuccinate synthase, whose protein sequence is MNVTKSVFLLLLLCICIAGVQAAPTTSVHVVKFADDGTTVLNETTVDYLWMEANLPILGDGTTHYYHQGPVFAEDKEAQWDRNETTNFKDRGAVKGTDVRDLCDLVGGMQPGDEVMIRASDGYHVEFDYANVCTPEPRQGPMGLCWYNGEEVAVGERQGVGYPPDYYMGMRLVFFADNSTNPEGKHVFGNQDMRESFPPEAIHLFNDLYPSTSGYTVKWIDEVRVYAGGYQGKKNVPVKSLQGSGDAAPTTTAPQSPAPLFATLTALVLCLFVRRVAP, encoded by the coding sequence ATGAACGTAACAAAGAGTGTATTTCTGCTCCTGCTCCTCTGTATCTGTATCGCAGGGGTGCAGGCCGCACCGACGACCTCGGTGCATGTGGTAAAATTTGCAGACGACGGCACCACGGTGCTTAATGAGACGACCGTTGACTACCTGTGGATGGAGGCGAACCTCCCCATCCTCGGCGACGGTACGACTCACTACTACCACCAAGGCCCAGTCTTCGCCGAGGACAAGGAGGCCCAGTGGGACAGGAACGAGACCACGAACTTCAAGGACCGCGGGGCAGTGAAGGGCACGGATGTCAGGGACCTCTGCGACCTTGTCGGCGGGATGCAGCCCGGCGACGAGGTGATGATCCGCGCCTCTGACGGCTATCATGTCGAGTTCGACTACGCAAACGTCTGCACGCCAGAACCCAGGCAGGGGCCGATGGGCCTCTGCTGGTACAATGGCGAGGAGGTCGCCGTCGGCGAGAGGCAGGGTGTCGGATACCCTCCTGACTACTATATGGGCATGCGCCTGGTCTTCTTCGCCGACAACTCCACCAACCCCGAAGGGAAGCACGTCTTCGGCAACCAGGACATGCGCGAGTCTTTCCCGCCCGAGGCTATCCACCTCTTCAACGACCTCTACCCCTCGACCTCGGGCTACACGGTGAAGTGGATCGACGAGGTCAGGGTCTATGCAGGCGGCTACCAGGGCAAGAAGAACGTCCCGGTGAAGTCTCTGCAGGGGAGCGGCGATGCGGCGCCGACGACGACCGCACCGCAGAGCCCTGCCCCTCTCTTTGCGACGCTCACGGCGCTCGTTCTCTGCCTCTTCGTGAGGAGGGTGGCGCCATGA
- a CDS encoding ion transporter: MLRDRVYNILESTPAGGIAGSVFGVFIAALILLNVTAVILATDEPLYLAFRSAFDLFEVFSVAVFSVEYLLRLWTAPCNPTFRGIGGRARFAATPMAVIDLLAVLPFYLPMVLPLDLRVLRMLRILRIFRLLKLYRYSDALKTLGRVLSAEREALTVVGFVLVVLLVITSTRMYFVEHDAQPDAFSSIPMAMWWAVATLTTVGYGDVYPITPLGRFLGGCIAVLGIGMFALPAGILASAFGDEIRNRHRKKQVCPHCGKYIDDPSSKKEDAKNW, translated from the coding sequence ATGCTCAGAGACCGGGTCTACAATATTCTTGAGAGCACTCCCGCAGGAGGCATCGCCGGGAGCGTCTTTGGTGTCTTCATCGCCGCCCTCATCCTCCTCAATGTCACCGCGGTGATCCTTGCCACCGACGAACCATTGTACCTCGCCTTCCGGTCGGCATTCGATCTCTTCGAGGTCTTTTCTGTGGCAGTCTTCTCCGTCGAATATCTCCTCCGCCTCTGGACGGCACCCTGCAACCCGACATTCCGGGGTATCGGCGGGCGAGCACGCTTTGCCGCCACGCCGATGGCGGTGATCGACCTTCTTGCGGTCCTCCCCTTCTACCTGCCGATGGTCCTGCCCCTCGACCTCCGCGTCCTGCGGATGCTCAGGATCCTGAGGATCTTCAGGCTCCTGAAACTCTACCGCTACTCCGATGCCCTCAAGACCCTGGGCCGTGTGCTCAGCGCCGAGAGGGAGGCGCTCACAGTCGTGGGGTTCGTGCTCGTCGTCCTCCTTGTGATCACATCGACCCGGATGTACTTCGTCGAGCACGACGCCCAACCCGATGCCTTCTCCAGCATCCCGATGGCGATGTGGTGGGCGGTGGCGACCCTCACCACCGTCGGCTACGGCGACGTCTACCCGATCACCCCGCTCGGCAGATTCCTCGGGGGATGCATCGCCGTCCTCGGCATCGGCATGTTCGCCCTCCCTGCTGGCATCCTTGCCTCGGCTTTCGGTGACGAGATCAGAAACAGGCACAGGAAAAAGCAGGTCTGCCCACACTGCGGGAAATACATCGACGATCCTTCATCTAAAAAAGAGGACGCGAAAAATTGGTGA
- a CDS encoding bacteriohemerythrin: MAYMNWSDDLSVGVSEIDEQHKKLVALINALHDAMRSGQGKDALEKTLGELAAYTQYHFTAEEEYMQKFGYPAYASHKKEHDAFVAKVADFQEAYAGGRLGLSIEVMKFLRDWVAGHIRGSDTHYTTCFQEHGLN; the protein is encoded by the coding sequence ATGGCATACATGAACTGGTCAGACGACCTCTCTGTCGGCGTCTCCGAGATCGACGAACAGCACAAGAAACTCGTCGCCCTGATCAACGCACTCCACGACGCCATGCGCTCCGGGCAGGGGAAGGACGCTCTCGAAAAGACTCTTGGAGAACTTGCGGCGTACACGCAGTACCACTTCACCGCCGAAGAAGAGTACATGCAAAAATTCGGGTATCCCGCCTACGCCTCCCACAAGAAGGAACACGACGCCTTTGTCGCAAAAGTCGCGGATTTTCAGGAGGCATATGCCGGCGGACGTCTCGGTCTCTCCATTGAGGTGATGAAGTTCCTGCGTGACTGGGTCGCGGGCCATATCAGGGGGAGCGACACGCACTATACTACCTGCTTCCAGGAGCACGGACTGAACTGA
- a CDS encoding molybdopterin-dependent oxidoreductase — protein MKAVQGLMAACLLLCTLAAAGCTGTTAQDDPAWNLTLVGDGEKVLSMKDIRALPAWEGYGYAVSTTGITYGPYTVKGVPVTDLADLVGGIPVGGQAWVSAPDGYLWVFDDEQVHGEGFITLNEDLKEIPSPALTVVLAYEFNGTAITNEDGGPLRIVVGTAEPGVVTEGSTWVKWVDRIEVKTP, from the coding sequence ATGAAGGCAGTTCAGGGACTAATGGCGGCCTGTCTCCTCCTCTGCACCCTCGCGGCTGCAGGGTGCACGGGCACCACCGCACAGGACGACCCGGCATGGAACCTGACCCTTGTCGGCGACGGCGAGAAGGTGCTTTCCATGAAAGATATCAGGGCCCTGCCGGCCTGGGAGGGCTACGGCTATGCCGTCTCCACGACCGGGATCACGTACGGGCCGTACACGGTGAAGGGCGTGCCTGTCACCGATCTTGCAGACCTGGTCGGCGGCATCCCTGTGGGAGGGCAGGCTTGGGTCTCGGCGCCTGACGGTTACCTCTGGGTCTTCGACGACGAGCAGGTGCATGGTGAGGGCTTCATCACCCTCAACGAGGATCTGAAGGAGATACCCTCGCCTGCCCTCACCGTCGTCCTCGCCTACGAGTTCAATGGCACGGCGATCACGAATGAGGACGGCGGGCCCCTGCGGATCGTCGTCGGAACGGCAGAACCGGGCGTCGTCACCGAGGGGAGCACCTGGGTGAAGTGGGTCGACAGGATCGAGGTCAAGACGCCATGA
- a CDS encoding ABC transporter permease, producing MNVSRCMIIAQKEFADHLTSKRFFVILALFLIISVIGISQGIGEYDRDLAAYQEKIAAVESSGVTGWMPDRPSVLSIYSSISDQIVIIGAVLAIAVGFDLVSKEKETKTLKTLLSHPIYRDEVINGKAIGGGAAIVLAIGLALLVSLAMLLIAGIIPTVDEFSAIVTFGAASILFLLIYFSLALTLSTLARDSGSALIATLVVFIILSSLLPLAGEITIDAWAGERPDPPYVQKIIMSESGAMIPVGTDEQDPQGEEEALKTYEAEAKVYYEKKAAVTAIVEAASPQTNYKKITEAVIDPYRVVKMQNSPQGPFGITVTDPDATPPHFTDVLAGLWGNIALLLALLGVLFLSAYLYFMRMDVQ from the coding sequence ATGAATGTTTCCAGATGCATGATCATAGCGCAGAAGGAGTTTGCCGACCACCTCACCAGCAAACGCTTCTTTGTCATCCTGGCGCTCTTCCTGATCATCTCGGTCATCGGGATCTCCCAGGGTATCGGAGAGTACGACAGAGACCTTGCAGCGTACCAGGAAAAGATAGCGGCTGTTGAAAGCAGCGGAGTAACCGGGTGGATGCCCGACAGACCTTCTGTGCTCTCCATATATTCCTCCATCTCAGACCAGATCGTCATTATCGGGGCGGTCCTTGCGATCGCGGTGGGTTTCGATCTGGTCTCAAAGGAGAAAGAGACGAAGACACTCAAGACCCTCCTCTCCCACCCGATCTACCGTGACGAGGTGATCAACGGCAAGGCGATCGGCGGGGGTGCGGCGATCGTCCTCGCAATTGGGCTGGCCCTCCTTGTCTCCCTTGCAATGCTCCTCATCGCCGGCATCATTCCGACCGTCGACGAGTTCTCCGCCATCGTCACCTTCGGGGCGGCCTCGATCCTCTTCCTCCTCATCTATTTCTCCCTCGCCCTCACCCTCTCCACTCTTGCACGGGACAGCGGGAGCGCGCTCATCGCCACCCTCGTCGTCTTCATCATCCTCTCCTCTCTCCTGCCTCTCGCAGGTGAGATCACCATCGATGCATGGGCGGGTGAACGACCAGATCCTCCGTACGTGCAGAAGATCATAATGTCCGAAAGCGGGGCCATGATCCCGGTCGGTACGGATGAACAGGACCCCCAGGGAGAAGAAGAGGCGCTGAAGACGTACGAGGCCGAAGCAAAGGTATACTATGAGAAGAAAGCGGCCGTCACCGCCATCGTCGAGGCGGCTTCCCCGCAGACCAATTATAAAAAGATCACGGAGGCGGTCATCGATCCCTATCGCGTCGTAAAGATGCAGAACAGTCCGCAGGGCCCGTTCGGAATAACTGTCACCGACCCGGACGCCACGCCGCCGCACTTCACGGATGTCCTCGCAGGCCTCTGGGGGAACATCGCCCTGCTCCTCGCCCTTCTGGGCGTGCTCTTTCTCTCCGCCTACCTCTATTTCATGAGGATGGATGTGCAATGA
- a CDS encoding HemK2/MTQ2 family protein methyltransferase, translating into MEYQHDQVYEPAEDTFLLRAAALAEVRPEDRILEVGCGSGAVTAALLGRAGSVVATDINPHAARAARERGVETVRTDLMAGVRGPFDLVLFNPPYLPTAPEERIDDWLEYALDGGPSGRETIERFAADVGRVLAPFGRILLLVSSLTDPDEVRKLFSGFGYIVLLAAEERVEDEDLIVLRISRDLCRCAGCDD; encoded by the coding sequence GACCAGGTCTACGAACCCGCGGAGGACACCTTCCTCCTCCGCGCCGCCGCCCTCGCGGAGGTGCGGCCCGAGGACCGCATCCTCGAAGTGGGGTGCGGGAGCGGGGCGGTTACGGCGGCCCTCCTCGGCCGGGCGGGGAGCGTCGTCGCCACCGACATCAACCCCCATGCGGCCCGGGCGGCGCGGGAGCGGGGCGTCGAGACGGTGCGGACCGACCTGATGGCAGGGGTTCGCGGCCCCTTCGACCTCGTCCTCTTCAACCCGCCGTACCTCCCGACCGCACCGGAGGAGAGGATCGATGACTGGCTTGAATACGCGCTGGACGGCGGCCCGAGCGGGAGGGAGACGATCGAGCGCTTTGCCGCCGACGTCGGGCGGGTGCTTGCGCCCTTCGGCCGCATCCTCCTCCTCGTCTCCTCCCTGACCGATCCCGATGAAGTGCGGAAACTCTTTTCAGGCTTCGGTTATATTGTGCTCCTCGCTGCAGAGGAGAGGGTTGAGGACGAGGACCTTATCGTGCTGCGGATCAGCCGCGACCTCTGCCGCTGTGCCGGGTGTGATGATTAA
- a CDS encoding 3-isopropylmalate dehydratase large subunit, whose protein sequence is MGATLVEKIFSSRCGKEIEAGDVVMAAVDRAMIHDITGPLAIQKFREMGGERVFDPARIVMLFDHQVPADSIQAAENQKFMREFALGQGIHNYDLREGVCHQVVLEKGHAAPGEIVVGSDSHTCMYGAAGAFATGIGSTDMGFVLKFGALYFRVPDSIRVEVNGAFAPCVGAKDLILSIAGDIGADGATYQALEFTGETFRAMPMAGRMTCANMAIEMGAKAGIVPPDAVTREYMQARRPDAAGFDLASDGDATYAEWREYEVADLVPQVAVPHNVDHVVGVDEVAGTHVDQVFIGSCTNGRYEDFAEAAEVLGDRKFSDEVRVILIPASKEEYLKTLRAGLIERFVEAGALVEAPCCGPCMGGAFGLLAPGEVSLSTSNRNFRGRQGSTEAGVYLCSAATAAASAVTGEITDPREV, encoded by the coding sequence ATGGGAGCGACTCTCGTTGAAAAGATCTTCTCTTCCCGGTGCGGGAAGGAGATAGAGGCAGGCGATGTGGTGATGGCGGCCGTGGACCGCGCGATGATCCATGACATCACCGGCCCCCTTGCCATTCAGAAGTTCAGGGAGATGGGCGGAGAGAGAGTCTTCGACCCGGCGCGGATCGTGATGCTCTTCGACCACCAGGTGCCGGCCGACTCCATCCAGGCGGCCGAGAACCAGAAGTTCATGCGGGAGTTCGCGCTCGGGCAGGGCATCCACAACTACGACCTCAGGGAGGGCGTCTGCCACCAGGTGGTCCTGGAGAAGGGGCACGCGGCCCCCGGCGAGATCGTCGTCGGTTCTGACTCGCACACCTGCATGTACGGCGCGGCAGGCGCGTTCGCGACCGGCATCGGCTCGACTGACATGGGCTTCGTCCTCAAGTTCGGCGCCCTCTACTTCAGGGTGCCGGACTCGATCCGTGTCGAGGTGAACGGCGCCTTCGCCCCCTGTGTCGGGGCAAAGGACCTCATCCTCTCGATTGCCGGGGACATCGGCGCGGACGGCGCCACCTACCAGGCCCTGGAGTTCACCGGCGAGACCTTCAGGGCGATGCCGATGGCCGGGCGGATGACCTGCGCCAATATGGCGATCGAGATGGGGGCGAAGGCCGGGATCGTCCCGCCCGATGCAGTCACGCGTGAATACATGCAGGCCCGCCGGCCAGACGCCGCCGGCTTCGACCTGGCGAGCGACGGGGACGCCACCTATGCGGAGTGGCGGGAGTACGAGGTCGCCGACCTCGTGCCGCAGGTTGCGGTCCCCCACAATGTGGACCATGTCGTCGGCGTCGACGAGGTCGCCGGCACCCACGTCGACCAGGTCTTCATCGGTTCCTGCACGAACGGCCGGTACGAGGACTTTGCCGAGGCCGCCGAGGTCCTCGGCGACAGAAAATTCTCCGACGAGGTGCGGGTGATCCTGATCCCGGCCTCGAAGGAGGAGTACCTGAAGACACTCAGGGCCGGACTGATCGAGCGTTTCGTCGAAGCGGGCGCCCTCGTTGAGGCGCCGTGCTGCGGGCCGTGCATGGGCGGGGCCTTCGGCCTCCTCGCGCCGGGCGAGGTCTCCCTCTCCACCTCGAACAGGAACTTCAGGGGGCGGCAGGGGAGCACGGAGGCCGGGGTCTACCTCTGCTCTGCGGCGACGGCGGCGGCGAGTGCGGTCACCGGCGAGATCACCGACCCGAGGGAGGTGTGA
- a CDS encoding 3-isopropylmalate dehydrogenase yields MYRVAAIGGDGIGPEILDEGKKVLDAAGEKYGFDIGWTDFDIGAERYLETGVLITEEELKELSGYPAIYFGAIGDDRVKPGILEKGILLKMRFFFDEYVNLRPIRLLQGVQTPLAGKGPEDIDFVVVRENTEDFYVGIGSRFRKTEKKELEVVRDLYSVKFGLDVESDAEEIAYQIGVLSREGCRRVMEYAFDLAGRRQRRVTSVDKANVLSDVYGLWREVFSEVAGRHPGVATEFTFVDAMTMWFVKNPEWFDVVVTPNMFGDIITDLGAMIQGGLGLAPGGNINPKGTSMFEPIHGSAPKYKGLGVANPIATIWAGALLLDHLGEPEAAEGIVRAIEGTIRDGVVTRDLGGAAKTADVGDHIAALVRE; encoded by the coding sequence GTGTACAGGGTCGCGGCGATAGGCGGCGATGGCATCGGGCCGGAGATCCTCGACGAGGGGAAGAAGGTCCTCGATGCCGCGGGGGAGAAGTACGGCTTCGATATCGGGTGGACGGACTTCGATATCGGGGCAGAGAGGTACCTGGAGACCGGGGTGCTGATCACGGAGGAGGAACTGAAGGAACTCTCCGGGTACCCGGCGATCTATTTCGGCGCCATCGGCGACGACCGCGTGAAGCCCGGCATCCTGGAGAAGGGCATCCTCCTGAAGATGCGCTTCTTCTTCGACGAGTACGTGAACCTGCGGCCGATCCGCCTGTTGCAGGGGGTCCAGACCCCTCTCGCCGGCAAGGGGCCCGAGGACATCGACTTCGTCGTGGTGCGGGAGAACACCGAAGACTTCTATGTCGGAATCGGCTCGCGCTTCAGGAAGACGGAGAAAAAGGAACTCGAAGTCGTCCGCGACCTCTACTCGGTGAAGTTCGGCCTCGACGTCGAGAGCGACGCCGAGGAGATCGCCTACCAGATCGGCGTCCTCTCCCGCGAGGGGTGCCGGCGGGTGATGGAGTACGCCTTCGACCTGGCCGGGAGGCGGCAGAGGCGGGTCACCTCTGTCGACAAGGCGAATGTCCTCTCCGACGTCTACGGCCTCTGGCGGGAGGTCTTCTCCGAGGTCGCCGGGCGCCACCCGGGCGTGGCGACCGAGTTCACCTTCGTCGACGCCATGACGATGTGGTTTGTCAAGAACCCGGAGTGGTTCGACGTCGTCGTCACCCCGAATATGTTCGGCGACATCATCACCGACCTCGGGGCGATGATCCAGGGCGGCCTCGGCCTCGCGCCCGGCGGGAACATCAACCCGAAAGGGACCTCGATGTTCGAACCCATCCACGGGTCGGCCCCGAAATATAAGGGCCTCGGCGTCGCAAACCCCATCGCCACCATATGGGCCGGGGCCCTCCTCCTCGACCACCTCGGCGAACCGGAGGCGGCAGAAGGGATCGTGCGGGCGATCGAGGGGACGATCCGGGACGGTGTCGTGACCCGCGACCTCGGCGGCGCGGCGAAGACCGCGGACGTCGGCGACCACATAGCGGCGCTGGTCAGGGAATAA